The following are encoded together in the bacterium genome:
- a CDS encoding DUF2007 domain-containing protein produces the protein MEEKEAIVFHGTAAEADLAQSYLRGHGITSWLKDETVGTLLPFYAAPGGVGAVKVMVAPADRDRARELLEARTDGNGEADAGDRG, from the coding sequence ATGGAAGAGAAGGAAGCGATCGTATTTCACGGCACCGCCGCCGAAGCCGACCTGGCCCAGTCGTACCTGCGCGGCCACGGGATCACGTCCTGGCTCAAGGACGAAACGGTGGGGACGCTTCTGCCTTTTTACGCCGCTCCGGGCGGAGTGGGGGCGGTCAAGGTGATGGTGGCGCCCGCCGACCGGGACCGGGCCCGGGAGCTGCTGGAGGCGCGCACGGACGGAAACGGGGAAGCCGATGCAGGCGACC
- a CDS encoding glucose-6-phosphate dehydrogenase, with protein sequence MNIVEPTGRARGATPPDGEEARKRVTVVIFGSTGNLTGVKLLPALESLLEDRVVGEDLRIVAVGRRPLDDDAYYRKMAGELRTDLLRARICYFQGEVDRKGGLEKLPGFLAERGLDSSNLIFYFATPPELYETIARELVEQGLMLQEPGGPFRRAVIEKPLGNDLVSAGVLLDSIYNRLDENQVMLVDHYLGKEAIQNLIVLRFLNETYEATLRAEYVQDIQITISESDRIGDRGQYYDGAGVVRDMIQSHVLQIIAFLTMDKPEDNRPESIMRNKLQAIKNVRFTTPLADNLVLGQYRGYREENHVPPGSDTPTYIAVQLHVEKGPLVGVPIFVRTGKALAKKHARIVIQFKPRRSPFCGEVLAGNKIVVTIQPDAWIMFFFKHKVPGLTMGIKEVDQCFFREESFVESPREGYQRIFYEIIQGNRLLFTTPHEVIASWIFVDRLIAAAREAGIDPVSYEPGVEDLPESAAMLERAGYSWYEAWYTRSCPLGGGD encoded by the coding sequence GTGAATATCGTCGAACCGACAGGCCGGGCGAGGGGAGCGACGCCGCCGGACGGCGAGGAAGCCAGGAAACGCGTTACGGTCGTGATCTTCGGTTCGACCGGGAACCTCACCGGGGTCAAGCTCCTGCCCGCCCTGGAGAGCCTGCTGGAGGACCGGGTGGTGGGGGAAGACCTGCGGATCGTGGCCGTGGGCCGGCGTCCCCTCGACGACGACGCCTATTACCGGAAGATGGCGGGGGAACTGCGCACCGACCTTTTGCGCGCCCGGATCTGCTATTTCCAGGGCGAGGTCGACCGCAAAGGGGGGCTGGAGAAACTTCCCGGGTTCCTGGCCGAGCGCGGTCTCGACTCCTCCAACCTGATCTTTTATTTCGCCACGCCCCCGGAACTGTACGAAACCATCGCCCGGGAACTGGTGGAGCAGGGCCTGATGCTCCAGGAACCGGGGGGGCCCTTCCGCCGGGCCGTCATCGAAAAACCGCTGGGGAACGACCTGGTCTCGGCCGGCGTCCTCCTGGACTCCATCTACAACCGCCTGGACGAAAACCAGGTCATGCTCGTCGACCACTACCTGGGGAAGGAGGCGATCCAGAACCTGATCGTGCTGCGGTTCCTCAACGAGACCTACGAAGCCACCCTCCGTGCGGAGTACGTCCAGGACATCCAGATCACCATCTCCGAAAGCGACCGGATCGGCGACCGCGGCCAGTATTACGACGGAGCCGGCGTGGTGCGCGACATGATCCAGAGCCACGTTCTCCAGATCATCGCTTTCCTGACCATGGACAAGCCGGAGGACAACCGCCCGGAATCGATCATGCGCAACAAGCTTCAGGCCATCAAGAACGTCCGTTTCACCACCCCCCTGGCCGACAATCTGGTCCTGGGCCAGTACCGGGGGTACCGGGAGGAAAACCACGTGCCCCCGGGGTCGGACACCCCCACCTACATCGCCGTCCAGCTCCACGTCGAAAAAGGGCCCCTGGTCGGGGTCCCGATCTTCGTGCGCACGGGCAAGGCCCTGGCCAAGAAGCACGCCCGGATCGTGATCCAGTTCAAGCCCCGCCGTTCCCCTTTCTGCGGAGAGGTGTTGGCGGGCAACAAGATCGTGGTGACCATCCAGCCCGACGCCTGGATCATGTTCTTCTTCAAGCACAAGGTCCCCGGGCTGACCATGGGGATCAAGGAAGTCGATCAGTGTTTCTTTCGGGAGGAGAGCTTCGTCGAGAGCCCCCGCGAAGGCTACCAGCGGATCTTCTACGAAATCATCCAGGGCAACCGCCTGCTCTTCACCACCCCCCACGAGGTCATCGCTTCCTGGATCTTCGTGGACCGTTTGATCGCCGCCGCCCGCGAAGCGGGGATCGATCCGGTGTCCTACGAGCCGGGCGTGGAAGATTTGCCGGAGTCGGCCGCGATGCTGGAGCGGGCCGGGTATTCCTGGTACGAAGCCTGGTATACCCGGAGCTGCCCCCTGGGGGGAGGGGATTGA
- a CDS encoding Ig-like domain-containing protein — translation MKPAAKILAAFLPLLATAAPAPGAAAAEISVRSMPPVVVATVPVAGALEVDPSLGEIKVTFSKDMQTERMWSWVRITRETFPEIEADKIHYLPDRRTCVLPVRLEPGRTYAMWINSLENDTFRDTENNPAVPYLLVFRTASDPRRPDAPAVEEP, via the coding sequence TTGAAGCCGGCGGCGAAAATTCTGGCGGCGTTCCTGCCGCTGCTGGCGACGGCCGCGCCGGCGCCCGGGGCGGCGGCAGCCGAAATATCGGTGCGGAGCATGCCCCCGGTGGTGGTGGCGACGGTCCCGGTCGCCGGGGCCCTGGAAGTCGATCCCTCCCTGGGGGAAATCAAGGTCACCTTCAGCAAGGACATGCAGACCGAACGGATGTGGTCCTGGGTGAGGATCACGCGGGAAACCTTTCCCGAGATCGAGGCGGATAAGATCCATTATCTCCCCGACCGCCGCACCTGCGTTCTCCCCGTGCGCCTGGAACCGGGGCGGACCTACGCCATGTGGATCAATTCCCTGGAAAACGACACCTTCCGGGACACCGAGAACAACCCGGCGGTGCCCTATCTCCTGGTTTTTCGAACGGCCTCGGACCCGCGCCGTCCGGACGCGCCCGCCGTCGAGGAGCCGTGA